One genomic window of Ilyobacter polytropus DSM 2926 includes the following:
- the rph gene encoding ribonuclease PH: MSEQLRDDNRKLDQIRDIKIKPNFTIYAEGSVLIEMGNTKVICTASISDRVPPFLRNQGRGWLTAEYSMLPRATEDRNMREAVKGKLSGRTMEIQRLIGRSLRACIDLEKIGEKTITVDCDVIQADGGTRTASITGGYMALALAVKKLLKKDKLKENPLIANVAAISAGIVGGQPMLDLKYTEDSTAEVDMNVIMNSKGEFVEVQGTGEEATYTRRELNEMLDLAEKGIMELVELQNKIVEETEV, translated from the coding sequence ATGAGTGAACAATTGAGAGATGACAACAGAAAACTAGATCAAATCAGAGATATAAAAATTAAACCTAATTTTACGATTTATGCTGAAGGTTCGGTTCTTATAGAGATGGGAAATACAAAGGTAATATGTACTGCGTCAATAAGTGACAGGGTACCTCCCTTCCTTAGAAATCAAGGTAGAGGGTGGCTTACAGCAGAATACTCTATGCTCCCTAGAGCCACTGAAGACAGAAATATGAGAGAAGCTGTAAAGGGAAAGCTTTCAGGAAGAACTATGGAGATACAAAGACTTATAGGAAGATCATTAAGAGCCTGTATAGACCTTGAAAAAATAGGGGAAAAAACTATAACTGTAGACTGTGATGTCATCCAGGCAGACGGTGGTACAAGAACAGCTTCTATAACAGGTGGCTACATGGCACTTGCATTAGCTGTGAAGAAACTCCTTAAAAAAGATAAATTAAAAGAAAATCCACTTATTGCAAATGTTGCCGCAATAAGTGCAGGGATTGTCGGTGGGCAGCCTATGCTTGACCTTAAATATACTGAAGATTCAACTGCAGAAGTGGATATGAATGTGATAATGAATTCTAAAGGTGAATTTGTAGAGGTGCAGGGAACAGGTGAAGAAGCTACCTATACTAGAAGAGAGCTTAATGAGATGTTAGACCTTGCTGAAAAGGGTATAATGGAACTAGTGGAACTTCAGAATAAAATAGTGGAAGAGACTGAGGTATAA
- the pdxS gene encoding pyridoxal 5'-phosphate synthase lyase subunit PdxS, producing MENNRYELNKNLAQMLKGGVIMDVINAEQAKIAEDAGACAVMALERVPADIRAAGGVSRMSDPKMVKEIQAAVSIPVMAKVRIGHFVEAQILEAIEVDYIDESEVLTPADDRLHIDKSKFKVPFVCGAKNLGEALRRIAEGASMIRTKGEPGTGDVVEAVKHMRSMNSEIARISSMTSDEIYNVAKELGAPLDIVRNVHETGKLPVVNFAAGGVATPADAALMMQLGCDGVFVGSGIFKSGDPKKRAAAIVKAVTNYNDPKILAEISEDIGEAMVGIGIHSLGEEEKMSERGW from the coding sequence ATGGAAAACAATAGGTATGAATTAAACAAAAATCTTGCTCAGATGTTAAAGGGTGGAGTAATTATGGATGTCATAAATGCTGAGCAGGCTAAAATTGCAGAAGACGCAGGAGCATGTGCAGTTATGGCTCTTGAAAGAGTGCCGGCAGATATAAGGGCGGCTGGGGGAGTGTCACGAATGTCAGATCCTAAAATGGTAAAAGAGATACAGGCTGCAGTTTCTATCCCTGTCATGGCAAAGGTTAGGATAGGACACTTTGTAGAAGCACAAATTTTAGAGGCTATAGAGGTTGATTATATAGATGAGAGTGAGGTATTGACTCCTGCAGATGATAGGCTGCACATAGACAAGTCAAAATTTAAGGTTCCCTTTGTCTGCGGAGCAAAAAATCTAGGAGAAGCTCTCAGAAGAATTGCAGAAGGAGCATCAATGATAAGAACAAAAGGTGAACCAGGTACAGGAGATGTAGTAGAGGCAGTGAAACATATGAGGTCAATGAACTCTGAAATAGCAAGAATAAGCTCTATGACCAGCGATGAGATATATAATGTCGCCAAAGAACTAGGAGCTCCTTTAGACATTGTTAGAAATGTTCATGAAACTGGAAAGCTTCCTGTGGTGAATTTTGCCGCTGGAGGAGTAGCAACTCCTGCAGATGCCGCACTTATGATGCAGCTTGGTTGTGACGGAGTTTTTGTGGGATCAGGGATATTTAAATCTGGAGATCCTAAAAAAAGAGCTGCTGCAATTGTAAAAGCTGTGACAAATTACAATGATCCGAAAATACTGGCAGAAATCTCTGAAGATATTGGGGAAGCCATGGTTGGTATAGGTATACATTCTTTGGGAGAAGAGGAAAAAATGTCAGAAAGAGGGTGGTAG
- a CDS encoding ZIP family metal transporter, with protein MIEWIGNYTPVQQALIATGFTWFVTALGAAMVFFFKEIKREMLDGMLGFAAGVMIAASFWSLLAPAIEMAEEMGNRGWVPAVIGFLSGGLFLWIIDKILPHLHQGLKTSEAEGIKTHWQRSVLLVLAVTLHNIPEGLAVGVAFGAVASGIPSANIAGAVALAIGIGIQNFPEGAAVSVPLRREGVSRLKSFWYGQLSGVVEPIAGVIGAYAVLTMRSLLPYALSFAAGAMIFVVVEELIPESQIDKKTDLSTAGAMLGFAVMMSLDVALG; from the coding sequence ATGATAGAATGGATAGGAAATTATACACCTGTTCAGCAGGCACTAATAGCCACTGGATTTACCTGGTTTGTTACTGCATTAGGAGCAGCCATGGTATTTTTCTTCAAAGAGATAAAAAGAGAAATGTTAGATGGAATGTTGGGATTTGCAGCTGGAGTAATGATTGCAGCCAGTTTCTGGTCTCTTCTTGCTCCTGCTATAGAGATGGCGGAGGAGATGGGAAACAGAGGATGGGTACCTGCGGTAATAGGCTTCCTTTCTGGAGGTTTATTCTTATGGATTATAGATAAAATATTACCACACCTTCATCAGGGCCTTAAGACTTCAGAGGCAGAAGGGATAAAAACACACTGGCAAAGGAGTGTACTACTGGTTTTAGCAGTAACTCTTCATAACATTCCAGAGGGGCTCGCAGTGGGAGTTGCCTTTGGGGCAGTGGCAAGTGGTATTCCTTCTGCAAATATCGCTGGGGCAGTGGCTCTTGCAATAGGTATAGGAATTCAGAATTTTCCTGAAGGGGCGGCAGTTTCTGTGCCACTTAGACGGGAAGGAGTATCACGACTTAAAAGTTTCTGGTATGGCCAGTTGTCAGGTGTAGTAGAGCCAATAGCTGGGGTTATAGGTGCATACGCTGTACTTACTATGAGGAGTCTTCTACCCTATGCACTTTCTTTTGCGGCAGGAGCCATGATATTTGTTGTGGTAGAGGAGCTTATACCTGAATCTCAGATAGATAAGAAAACAGACCTTTCCACAGCAGGAGCCATGTTAGGTTTTGCTGTGATGATGAGTCTTGATGTAGCTCTAGGATAA
- a CDS encoding PLP-dependent aminotransferase family protein — translation MFDFKVEKKTGDKLYIQVFDGIKKMIQEGKFERDHKLLTIRAASLALSVNSSTIVKAYDMLEKEGYLYKIVGSGCYVTSEKLPEKFHFEEEGDQGINYSQLDLGKVINFASATPSSELFPLKDFKDAINFVLERDGGEVFSYQDPKGYGPLREEISRYLNKKEIKTDNIQIVSGSQQAIDIIGKMLLKPGDKIIVEGPTYAGAVSSFKKAGAHIITIPLEKDGMDMKKLKSTLEKERDVKFIYTMMNYHNPTGICWSQIKKEKLLKIASKDNIFIVEDDCMSEIYYGENNPLSLKSIDEKEKVIYIKSFSKIFMPGLRLAFMALPKELIETAVSVKYMADISSSGLNQRAFHHYMKEGCIYSHLDSIRKIFAQRYIYMKEEIQKIPQLKIVYEAEGGLFFWLKIPEWMDSEKFYNLALKKGVSFLPGRVFYQKNDLSPYLRISFAGVDENEIKIGMRYFREAFEEYLGKRKARLPLV, via the coding sequence TTGTTTGATTTTAAAGTTGAAAAAAAAACAGGAGATAAACTATATATACAGGTTTTTGATGGAATAAAAAAGATGATTCAAGAGGGTAAATTTGAAAGAGATCATAAGCTTCTAACCATAAGGGCGGCATCTTTAGCTCTTTCAGTCAATTCCTCTACAATTGTAAAGGCCTACGATATGTTAGAAAAAGAGGGGTATCTGTATAAAATAGTAGGGAGTGGATGCTATGTAACATCAGAAAAACTTCCTGAAAAATTTCATTTTGAGGAAGAGGGAGACCAAGGGATAAATTACAGTCAGCTAGATTTAGGGAAAGTTATAAATTTTGCGAGTGCGACTCCGTCCTCGGAACTTTTTCCTTTGAAGGATTTTAAAGACGCCATAAATTTTGTCTTAGAAAGAGACGGGGGAGAGGTGTTTTCATATCAGGATCCAAAGGGTTACGGACCTCTTCGGGAAGAGATATCAAGATACTTAAATAAAAAAGAAATAAAGACCGATAATATACAGATAGTATCTGGTTCTCAGCAGGCCATAGATATAATTGGTAAAATGCTCTTGAAACCTGGAGACAAGATTATAGTTGAAGGACCAACTTATGCAGGTGCGGTTTCTTCTTTTAAAAAGGCAGGAGCACATATAATAACAATACCATTAGAAAAAGATGGTATGGATATGAAGAAGTTAAAATCCACTCTTGAAAAAGAAAGGGATGTAAAATTTATCTATACTATGATGAATTATCACAATCCCACAGGTATATGCTGGAGTCAAATAAAAAAAGAAAAACTTTTGAAAATAGCGTCAAAAGATAATATTTTTATTGTAGAAGATGACTGTATGTCTGAAATATATTACGGAGAAAATAATCCTTTGAGTCTAAAAAGTATAGATGAAAAAGAAAAAGTGATTTACATAAAGAGTTTTTCAAAAATTTTCATGCCAGGTCTAAGACTTGCATTTATGGCACTTCCAAAAGAACTCATAGAAACAGCAGTTTCTGTTAAATATATGGCGGATATATCCAGCTCAGGTCTGAATCAGAGGGCTTTTCATCACTATATGAAAGAAGGATGTATTTATAGTCATCTTGATTCAATCAGAAAAATTTTTGCCCAAAGATATATTTATATGAAAGAAGAAATTCAAAAGATACCTCAGCTTAAAATTGTTTATGAGGCTGAAGGCGGACTTTTCTTCTGGCTAAAAATACCAGAGTGGATGGATAGTGAAAAATTCTATAATCTCGCCCTTAAAAAAGGTGTGTCTTTTTTACCAGGAAGGGTATTTTATCAGAAGAATGATCTGAGTCCCTATCTTAGAATTAGTTTCGCAGGAGTAGATGAGAATGAGATAAAGATTGGTATGAGATATTTCAGGGAAGCCTTTGAAGAGTATCTAGGGAAAAGAAAAGCCAGACTGCCTCTGGTGTAA
- the lpxB gene encoding lipid-A-disaccharide synthase, with translation MKFFVSTGEMSGDLHLSYLVKEILKENNQSVFYGVAGEHSESAGVNIIQDIKELAVMGFTQAVMKYRFLKKKAYEYLDFIEANNIDKVILVDYGGFNLKFLELLKERRTNIEIYYYIPPKLWVWGEKRIKSLKLADHIMVIFPWEVEFYKKHGVKAVYFGNPFIEKYQVVKNRGNEILLLPGSRKQEVKKLVPVMLEVVKKRKDEKFLLKLASEDHLGWIESDLKKYDNLKVQSEITLVDAIKRSKIALAASGTVILELALMGIPGIVLYKTNIINEFIARHILKLGFVSLPNLTLNEEVYPELLQRECNSVKISSEIDEILKNIDKMDTKIKKIRKKLSGDEIIKSYAQYVLKGSSARDD, from the coding sequence ATGAAATTTTTTGTTTCAACAGGGGAAATGTCAGGAGATCTTCACCTATCCTATCTTGTAAAAGAGATTCTCAAAGAAAATAATCAATCGGTTTTTTATGGTGTTGCCGGAGAACACTCTGAAAGTGCTGGAGTGAATATAATTCAGGATATAAAAGAGCTGGCAGTAATGGGATTTACTCAGGCAGTCATGAAGTATAGATTTTTAAAGAAAAAAGCTTATGAGTATTTAGATTTTATCGAGGCTAACAATATAGATAAAGTAATTCTTGTAGACTATGGAGGCTTCAATCTTAAGTTTTTAGAACTTCTAAAGGAAAGAAGAACTAATATAGAGATTTATTATTATATTCCGCCTAAATTATGGGTTTGGGGAGAAAAAAGAATCAAATCATTAAAACTTGCAGACCATATAATGGTAATTTTCCCATGGGAAGTTGAATTTTACAAAAAACACGGAGTAAAAGCAGTTTATTTTGGAAATCCATTTATTGAAAAATATCAAGTGGTAAAAAACAGGGGAAATGAAATACTTCTTCTTCCAGGAAGCAGAAAGCAGGAAGTAAAAAAATTAGTTCCGGTTATGCTAGAAGTTGTAAAAAAAAGAAAAGATGAAAAATTTCTTCTGAAACTTGCTTCTGAAGATCACTTGGGATGGATAGAATCCGATCTGAAAAAATATGATAACCTAAAAGTACAAAGTGAAATAACGTTGGTAGATGCCATCAAAAGAAGTAAGATTGCCTTAGCAGCTTCGGGAACGGTGATACTAGAACTTGCCCTCATGGGAATTCCGGGAATAGTTCTTTATAAAACCAATATAATAAATGAGTTTATTGCAAGACATATACTGAAATTAGGCTTTGTGTCTCTTCCAAATCTAACTTTAAATGAGGAAGTGTATCCTGAGCTCCTTCAAAGAGAGTGTAATTCAGTGAAAATTTCCAGTGAAATAGATGAAATACTAAAAAATATAGATAAAATGGATACCAAGATAAAAAAAATAAGAAAAAAACTCTCTGGTGATGAGATTATCAAGAGTTATGCTCAATACGTTTTAAAAGGGAGTAGTGCAAGAGATGATTAA
- the pdxT gene encoding pyridoxal 5'-phosphate synthase glutaminase subunit PdxT — protein MKIGVLALQGAFKEHIEILNKLGVKGVEVRKKEDLKSIQGIILPGGESTAMGKLLVDLDIMSTLKDMIKNGFPVYGTCAGMILLAKSLSNDKKVHLGVMDIVVKRNAYGRQLGSFACKAPVVGVGKDVEMVFIRAPYIKTCGEGIEVLAEIDKNIVAARQENILVSSFHPELTSDYRMHQFFIDHLVKKYS, from the coding sequence ATGAAGATCGGAGTTCTAGCATTACAGGGAGCTTTTAAAGAGCATATAGAAATATTAAATAAACTTGGTGTAAAAGGAGTAGAAGTCCGAAAAAAAGAGGACCTTAAAAGTATACAAGGTATCATTCTTCCAGGTGGAGAAAGCACTGCAATGGGAAAACTTCTAGTTGACCTGGATATTATGAGCACCTTAAAAGATATGATAAAAAATGGCTTTCCTGTCTATGGTACCTGTGCAGGTATGATTCTTCTTGCAAAATCTCTGTCTAATGATAAGAAGGTTCACTTGGGGGTTATGGATATTGTTGTAAAAAGAAATGCCTATGGAAGACAGTTGGGAAGCTTCGCATGTAAGGCACCGGTGGTAGGTGTCGGAAAGGACGTTGAGATGGTCTTTATACGTGCCCCGTATATAAAGACTTGCGGTGAGGGTATAGAGGTTTTGGCAGAGATAGATAAAAATATAGTCGCTGCAAGACAAGAAAATATCCTAGTAAGTTCATTCCATCCCGAGCTTACTTCTGATTATAGAATGCATCAGTTTTTTATCGATCATCTAGTAAAAAAATATAGCTAG
- a CDS encoding ABC transporter ATP-binding protein, protein MIKGRLLKNRSLNTFLKYSIRHKTLLITTVLLSFLASGLSALPAWLIKYLVDDVLISKNVKMLVIVISGLIVSTILKGVASYFTDVKSAFVTETIKREIKIDVFKHLQNLPISYYKKNKLGDIMARLSGDASSLGKIGFLIFDVLKEVTTAIVLLVRLFQVNWLLSIISLTALPAVMNLIKKYTKKIRKAGRKRQDIAGELIAYTQEGLSGINIVKAFSAEEKAIKNYNTLNMKEFDASMRSKKIRAKVSPINEVITTLMVSLVAGYGCYLVVVKNTMSPGDLISFVTALGLLQSPIKNMIKRNNELQEMLPSADRVLEILDADTEIDHHGIKEEMSGNISEVKFEHVKFYYDDKSEAAVKDFNLFVKPGEVVALVGKSGSGKTTLVNLIPRFYETSEGTIKVNGIDIKNYSLKEYRKNIGIVPQETFLFSGTIASNIAYGREKSTMEEIVEAAKMANAYDFIMEFEKGFDTEVGERGAMISGGQKQRIAIARALIQDPEIMILDEATSALDTESERLVQDALDKLMEGRTTFVIAHRLSTIINADKIVVMEKGEIKEIGCHNELLEQGGIYKKLYETQFGETA, encoded by the coding sequence ATGATTAAAGGTAGGCTGTTAAAAAATAGATCATTAAATACTTTCTTGAAGTACAGTATAAGACATAAAACACTTCTTATTACAACTGTTCTTTTGTCTTTTCTGGCTTCTGGACTAAGTGCATTGCCGGCATGGTTAATAAAGTACCTGGTAGATGATGTGCTTATCAGTAAAAATGTAAAAATGCTTGTGATAGTAATATCTGGACTCATAGTATCAACAATTTTAAAGGGTGTTGCTTCTTATTTTACAGATGTGAAGTCAGCCTTTGTAACTGAGACAATAAAGCGAGAAATAAAAATAGATGTGTTTAAACACCTTCAAAACCTCCCAATTTCCTACTATAAAAAGAATAAATTAGGAGATATAATGGCCAGACTTTCTGGAGATGCCTCTAGTTTGGGAAAGATAGGATTTCTTATTTTTGATGTTCTAAAAGAGGTAACAACTGCAATAGTACTTTTAGTTAGATTATTTCAAGTTAATTGGTTGTTGAGTATAATATCTCTTACTGCTCTTCCGGCAGTAATGAATCTCATTAAAAAATATACTAAAAAAATCAGGAAAGCCGGTAGAAAAAGACAGGATATAGCAGGGGAACTTATTGCATATACTCAGGAAGGTCTTTCTGGAATAAATATAGTAAAAGCTTTTAGCGCAGAGGAAAAGGCAATAAAAAATTATAACACCCTTAATATGAAAGAGTTTGATGCCTCTATGAGATCTAAAAAAATAAGAGCTAAAGTCTCTCCTATAAATGAGGTTATAACAACTCTAATGGTATCACTTGTCGCAGGTTACGGATGCTATCTTGTAGTTGTAAAAAACACCATGAGTCCCGGGGATCTGATCTCATTTGTAACAGCTTTGGGACTCTTGCAGAGTCCTATCAAAAATATGATTAAAAGAAATAATGAGCTTCAGGAAATGCTTCCTTCTGCAGATAGGGTTCTCGAGATACTAGATGCAGATACAGAAATAGATCATCACGGGATAAAAGAAGAGATGAGTGGAAACATATCAGAAGTAAAATTTGAACATGTAAAATTTTATTATGATGATAAAAGTGAAGCTGCAGTTAAAGACTTTAATCTATTTGTAAAACCAGGAGAGGTTGTAGCCTTGGTCGGGAAAAGTGGAAGTGGAAAGACTACTCTTGTAAATTTGATTCCTAGATTTTATGAGACTTCAGAAGGAACGATAAAAGTAAATGGGATTGACATAAAAAATTATTCTCTGAAAGAATACAGGAAAAATATAGGAATAGTTCCCCAAGAAACTTTTCTTTTTAGCGGGACTATTGCATCAAATATAGCCTATGGTAGAGAAAAATCAACCATGGAGGAGATAGTAGAAGCTGCAAAAATGGCCAATGCCTATGATTTTATAATGGAGTTTGAAAAAGGCTTTGATACTGAGGTAGGAGAAAGAGGAGCTATGATATCTGGAGGACAGAAGCAGAGAATAGCAATAGCTAGAGCTCTTATACAGGATCCTGAGATAATGATATTAGATGAGGCGACATCTGCCCTTGATACAGAGTCAGAAAGATTGGTACAGGATGCTCTCGATAAACTGATGGAGGGAAGAACCACCTTTGTAATTGCCCATAGACTTTCTACCATTATAAATGCAGATAAAATAGTTGTAATGGAAAAAGGAGAAATAAAAGAAATAGGATGTCACAATGAACTATTAGAGCAGGGCGGAATATACAAAAAACTTTACGAAACACAATTTGGAGAAACAGCTTAG
- a CDS encoding M23 family metallopeptidase, with protein MIIILGVIFFMTIKGYGEIDPLSLEENTKGEINVIDQKDNKSVRINSAGVRDFSMEVRDTNHKVREVILEKREIFNSYYRKPQDINFMWPLRKIAVTSNWGGRVDPIIGTKTSKHNGIDLAASIGTRVYAPASGIVRTARWIRGYGKTVIIDHGDGYSTRFGHLSSYNVKENDFVDKGSIIAKTGNTGRSTGPHLHYEVRYEEQPLNPSDFLGL; from the coding sequence ATGATCATAATTTTAGGGGTGATATTTTTTATGACCATAAAAGGTTATGGAGAAATAGATCCGCTTTCTTTAGAGGAAAACACCAAAGGAGAGATTAATGTAATCGATCAAAAGGATAATAAGTCTGTCAGAATCAATTCTGCAGGGGTACGAGACTTTTCTATGGAAGTAAGGGACACAAACCATAAAGTACGAGAGGTAATCTTAGAAAAGAGAGAGATTTTCAATTCTTACTATAGGAAGCCTCAGGATATTAATTTTATGTGGCCTTTGAGAAAAATCGCAGTGACCAGTAACTGGGGTGGTAGAGTAGACCCAATTATAGGAACTAAAACCTCTAAACATAACGGAATAGATCTTGCGGCCTCTATAGGAACAAGAGTTTATGCACCAGCTAGTGGTATAGTTAGGACTGCTAGATGGATCAGGGGATATGGAAAAACAGTTATAATAGATCACGGAGATGGTTATTCCACAAGATTTGGGCATCTTAGCAGTTATAATGTAAAAGAAAATGATTTTGTAGACAAAGGAAGTATCATAGCAAAAACAGGAAATACAGGGAGAAGTACTGGGCCGCATCTCCATTATGAGGTAAGATATGAGGAACAGCCTCTAAATCCGTCTGATTTTTTAGGTCTCTAA
- a CDS encoding XTP/dITP diphosphatase: MKIFLATGNEKKIKEIEKILEDFDVEILSIRDGIEIPEVIEDGDTFEVNSVKKALEIAEYLNMPSIADDSGLCVDALKGAPGVYSARYSGENATDETNNKKLVRELYGIENRKAKFVSVITFAKPTGETYSFRGEIEGEIIDEPRGKDGFGYDPYFYVKEYESTLAEIPEIKNKISHRAKALEKFKENFKKIM, translated from the coding sequence ATGAAGATTTTCTTGGCTACAGGCAATGAGAAAAAAATAAAAGAGATTGAAAAAATACTTGAAGATTTTGACGTTGAGATACTGTCTATAAGGGACGGGATTGAAATTCCTGAGGTTATAGAGGATGGGGACACTTTTGAAGTAAATTCTGTTAAGAAAGCTCTAGAAATAGCAGAATATTTAAATATGCCTTCTATTGCTGATGATTCAGGTCTTTGCGTAGATGCCCTTAAGGGAGCCCCTGGAGTATACTCTGCTAGATACTCAGGGGAAAATGCAACTGATGAGACAAACAACAAGAAGCTTGTCAGAGAACTTTATGGAATAGAAAATAGAAAGGCAAAGTTTGTTTCTGTTATTACCTTTGCTAAACCCACAGGGGAAACTTATTCCTTTCGTGGTGAAATAGAAGGAGAGATTATAGATGAGCCTAGAGGAAAAGACGGATTCGGATATGACCCTTATTTCTATGTAAAGGAATATGAGAGCACTTTAGCTGAGATTCCAGAGATAAAAAATAAAATAAGTCACAGGGCTAAGGCTTTGGAAAAATTCAAAGAAAATTTTAAAAAAATAATGTAA